One Campylobacter sputorum genomic window, TCTACCAGTTTTGATATCAACTCTTACTATTGATTTTTTGCCACTTATCATAAATGGATAAATATCACTAATTGCACTCTTACCTTGTGGCGAAATTTTAGAATACGCTCCACCCTTGCCTTTTATAGTTATTATCGGATTATTTATATGCAACTCTTCGCTAATTATGCCTTTTACCATCGCAATATATGTTTTTTTAACCCGCATATTTTTAAACTCATTGATAGCAATTTTGCCAAATTCTTCATTTTTGTAAAGAAGCAATACACCGCTTGTATCCTTGTCTAGCCTATTTAAAAGAGTAAATTTAAAATCTTTTGCAATTTTCTCACTTATTGTAAATGGTGGCTTATTTATCGCTATTATATTTTCATCTTCAAAAATAACTTTTGGCTTGGCAACTTTTAAAATATTAAAAACACTTTTTTCGCCAATCTCTCCCCTAGCTACAACTATTTTTTTTCCGCCAACACTTACAAGACCATTATCGATAAGAGCCTTTGCTTCATTGTTTGAAATTTTTTCTTGCAATGCAAGAAGTTTATAAGCTTTTTCCATTTTCAATCTTTTCTATTATTATATTTTTTATCAAATTTAAATCACATCTATTTTTTATACGGCTAGCTTTTAAATTTTGATGAATTTTAACATCTATATCATCAACATCGCAAAAATATACATTTTCCACACTACTAAAAAGTGCTTTTTGGTTTTCTATAAATTTACCATTTATAAGAATTTTTTCAAACTGTGCAACTTCTATAGGATTGTGTCCACCGATACCTTTTATAAAACTACCACCAAGAATGACTATATCGCAAATATTATAAAAATTTATAAGCTCCCCTAAAGCATCTAGCAAAATACAGCGTGATTTCAAGCCTAAGTTTTGAGAAAATTTCTCATAACTTAAATTTCTATCTTTCGCCCAAGAAGAAAAAATTTTATCAACTTTATCAAATCTCTCTGGATGTCTTGGAGCTAGGATAATGCTTTCATTTTCTTTTAATTTCAAATTTTTTAATATCAACTCTTCTTCGCCTTCGTGCGTACTTGCTATACAAATAACCTTTTCATTAAATTTATTATATATTTTTGAAGGTGTCATTAAATTTGCACTTTTTATATTTCCTACAACTTGCACATTTTTAGCACAAAGCTCTTCTAATCTTTTTTTATCATTCTCACTTTGAGCCAAAACAAGGTCAATACACTCAAATACTTTTTTATAATAAAACTTTGCTTTTAAATATCTGTTATACGATTTATCACTTATGCGAGCATTTAGCAAAATCACATAAGATCCATTTTTTTTAGCACTTCTTACTAAATTTAGCCAAAGCTCAGCTTCAAATATAACTACAACTTTACTTTTATTAAGCCAAAAAGGTAAAAACATTTCATATGGCAAAAAGGCTAAATTTGAACTGAAATTTTTTGCAAGTTCATACCCAGTATTTGTTATGGTTGTTATGGATAAATTTCTAAACTCTTTTAAAAGTGGTACACAAGCATTAACTTCGCCATAACTACACATATGAAAATGTATATCTGAATTTTTTAATGAAGCATTTTTATACAAAAAAAATCTAGCCGGTATACTCTTTTGATACTTTTTTTTAAAAGACAGCACAAACAAAAATGGAGCACAAACTATCCAAATTATAAAAGTAAAAAAAGAGTATATCACAAGGTTTCTTACTACTCTTGTATATCTTCTTGCACTTTTATTTTAGATGATGTTTTTTTTGGTTTATTTTCTTTTATTTGCTCTACATCCACAGCAGTGTCATTTACTTCATTTACATAAAGTATTCTACCGCAATGAGGGCAAGTTATTATATCATCACCTTTTAAAACAGAGGCGTAAGTTTTATCATTTATTTTCATAAAACATCCGTAACAAGCCTGTTTTTTAACTTCAACAACAGATGTATTTCCAGCCCATTTACGGACTTTTTCATAAAAAGATAGTATTTTTTGATTCATTTTACTAATTAACTTATCTTTTTTATCATACACTTTTTTTCTATCTTTTTCTATAGCTTCTATCTCATCTTTTGAATTATTTTCTAAATTTTCTATCTCTTTTAAAATTTCTTTTTTCTTTAATTCAAGCTCTTCTTTTAACACATTTCTATTTTCTATAAGTTTTTCATACTTTTGCATATCGTCATTTGCGGCATCAAGTTGCTCTTTTGTAACATCTTCTTCTATTTTTAAAGCTTTACTTTCTCTATCTGTTTTTACTTGAGATGATTTTTTAGATATCTCTTTTATTTTTGCGGCAAATTCAGCTATGTGGATATTTGTTTGCGATTGTTGAGAATTTATATCTTTTATTTCAGATATTATATTTTCTATTTTCTCATCTATAGCCTTTTGCTCATCTTGTTTTTTGGCAAGTTCTTTTTGTGCCTTTTTAAGTCTTGGTTCAAAACTGTCAATTTGAGCATCTATTTTAGAAAGTTCAACTAGCTGTTGTAAATATATATTCATAATTTTCCTTCGTAGTAGTTAAATGG contains:
- a CDS encoding pseudouridine synthase family protein, with translation MEKAYKLLALQEKISNNEAKALIDNGLVSVGGKKIVVARGEIGEKSVFNILKVAKPKVIFEDENIIAINKPPFTISEKIAKDFKFTLLNRLDKDTSGVLLLYKNEEFGKIAINEFKNMRVKKTYIAMVKGIISEELHINNPIITIKGKGGAYSKISPQGKSAISDIYPFMISGKKSIVRVDIKTGRTHQIRLHLENLGYPVIGDEKYGKNSSKRMFLHSYKTEILDYKFIAELDNSFNEFGFEIPKILNF
- the waaA gene encoding lipid IV(A) 3-deoxy-D-manno-octulosonic acid transferase; amino-acid sequence: MIYSFFTFIIWIVCAPFLFVLSFKKKYQKSIPARFFLYKNASLKNSDIHFHMCSYGEVNACVPLLKEFRNLSITTITNTGYELAKNFSSNLAFLPYEMFLPFWLNKSKVVVIFEAELWLNLVRSAKKNGSYVILLNARISDKSYNRYLKAKFYYKKVFECIDLVLAQSENDKKRLEELCAKNVQVVGNIKSANLMTPSKIYNKFNEKVICIASTHEGEEELILKNLKLKENESIILAPRHPERFDKVDKIFSSWAKDRNLSYEKFSQNLGLKSRCILLDALGELINFYNICDIVILGGSFIKGIGGHNPIEVAQFEKILINGKFIENQKALFSSVENVYFCDVDDIDVKIHQNLKASRIKNRCDLNLIKNIIIEKIENGKSL